In the Hypanus sabinus isolate sHypSab1 chromosome X1, sHypSab1.hap1, whole genome shotgun sequence genome, GCAGAGACCTCATATGAAGCTACAGTATACATGAGAATCCAAATATTGGCAAAATGACAATGATTTTCCATCCTGGTTGGTTCCACGCTCCAATGGAGCTTGCACAGTCTGTCCGGCTCCAACCACAACCCCCGCACCCCTGCACCACCAACCCCCAGGACTGACTTCACGAAGACGCATAACAAAAGGGTAAAAACAAAATCAGTCACAAGAGTCAGGCAGAATTACATCCAAAAAGAGCTGCTGTTGGCCTTTACCAATCCAACGTAAGGAAGAGGTGAATGAAGCTAAATTAAGGCTCAAAGACATGAAACTAAAAAGCAAAGACTTCATGAAATTACTTTTCTTTGAATGAAGTCCAAAAATTGTTTGTTCTTCAGAACACGGGGGATTTGGAACTGATTATGCGAAGTGCCTAAATTTGCGATGATGAAATCCGTTAGCTCCTTGAAGCTGCCCGTTGCAACAATGTGAACTCTCATTGGTCCAATGCTGCCTTTGCGTCGAAATAATTGATACACTGTTGAATCCTCTTGAAGGCACTGATCCAACTGAAGGAGATTGAAGAGTGGAGGTTAATAACAATAACGTTTAAAATAATCATTAAAATACAGCGTAGCTTTTGTTAGCAATTAAACAGAAATTAAATCTAAAATTACCTATAATGCTCTAATGAAGGGAATAGATAAATCTGCTACCAATCAAAATAGGAAAATGGCTATTTTACATGATTTCTATGGTTATATTAATTATCAGATAGCATTGCTTTACAGCTGTCTGAAAACTTTGAAGGAGAGATAATTTTCAGCTTAAATGAGCATAATTTTTCTCCATAAAGGAAAATAAAGATGGAGCCTCACCTTGTAACGCTGTTCCTCTGACAAGTTTCTGACTCCTTCGATCTCTACAAATACCTCATAATGAGGATCTGAACCACCACAAAATTGCCCTATAGGAAGAAATTTGAACTACTTGTAAAGGATTCAAAATTATCTGCATAACCCTGTATTTCAGCAGTTTTTGTTGCCAATGAAATGCTTTACAATAATTTTGAATAAAAAGGCAATTTTATATTACAATAGCAGTTATAGTTACTCCAAGTTTACTAACATTGATCACCTTGCTACAGATTGAGAAAAATCAGCCCCTAGATGTCACAGTCAAGAACCTTAGTATAATTATCAATATTTGACACACTGTAAAGCCACTGAAAATTAAGAGCTTTAATTTTCCTTAATAAAATGGTAAGTTTACAATCCATCATAGCATTAATCTGATGGACTATATTGGTACACTGACAGAAAGAATTTTCATTTACACATCGTGTTCTGGATAAATCTTATGGATAATTTATAACTAATTGATTAACTTTGAAGTTCATCATTGCAATTTGCTAAATTGTAACAGTTAATTTAAACATAGCAAAATACCATTGGAAGCAGACATGGACTAATATCCAGTTAATCTATTTCTGAGTGGTGTTGACTGAAGGAACAATGTTAGCCATCAGTAATGAGAAAGCAACTACTTCTGTCTTCTCATGAAATGTGGAACTTGTTTGATTAATATCTAAGATTATTCAAGGAAGAGCAATCTTCTTGCTCTTCTTCGAACAGGCTCTTGGGCTCCATGGCACATCTACACAGCAGAGGTAAAAGATTCATCGTTAAGACAAGAACACGCTTCCTCAGTAAGCTAGcctgtggtgtagtggcatcagcactggacttagAGGCGAGtagtcctgggttcgaatccgagTGGCTCCTTGCGTGCTGGGTTAAGtgctgagctagcaactcggcctggTAAAAAAACCGGTTAAGTgcaaggttgccacctgatgcAGCACAAGACACGGAGAGGAACAACAACCCTTCCTTAGTAATGTAACAAAATGTGGACAGAGGGAATTTGGGTGGATTAGTCTTTGATCTCTATGCAAAACAAACGTTAAAATGGTCCTTCCGAGTCAATTGAGTCCTTCGCGTTTCCTTCCAAGATTGAGTTCTTCCTCAAGTGCCAGACAAATTCCATGCATCAGTATTTCTGACTGTATTGAATATCATCTATGTCTGTGCTATGTATTACATTATACTTCTTGCCTACAAAAGCAGGACAAATTTTTCATCAACTCCacacttttttttttgaaaaacaaGCCTTCGGGCACTCCTCACCTGTCCTGTGCTTTGGATGAGGTATCTACAAAGGGCAGAATCCCTCACCATTCAATCAGTTCTGGACATAGGCACTTGTGTTGGGCTTAGAGGAACAAGTGATACATAGACAGCAAAGGCGTAAATAAGTACAGAGTAAACACTGGAACTCTGTGAAAAGAGACCTCATCGAAACACAGTCAGTGGTGTGTGCCTAGGGGAGGTGATGGAGGAAGATATGACAGAGATATTTAATAAGCACTTTGAtaacacatgaatatgcagagaatggagggatacgaaccacgtgcaggcagaagggattagaacAATCATcagcttaattagtttggcacaacattgtgggctgaaggtcctgttatGTTTATGTTCTGAAGTAAGAGGAAATTTGGAGGAGACAAGcaattgcagatgttggaatctggagcaacaagctgctggaggattCCTCGTTCTGTAATGGTCATCTTGCTCTCTCTGTTGGACTCTGCCAAAAACCCTTTGATTCTAGCCAGCAGAGGTATACAATGGGTTATTGCTTCAGCATTATGGTGCTCCAATCACCAACTGCAAGCTTGTCTTTCAGTTTTGATGGAAAGGTAATACAACACACATTATAAAATCGGACATGGCATATACTCTATAATTTAAATGCACAAGGAAAATCCCTTCAGATTTACCACTTATCAAATAATACTTACCCAAAAGGCCACTCTCTACACAACAGTAATCGAGGAGCACAACACCAGGCCACAACTTCACAGCTCGCAGTAATGTTTGGTAGAAGGCCTGCTCTGTAATTTTTTCTCCTCTGACATTTAACATCTGCCCTTGCCTGACAAAGAAATTTATAAAAAGATATCAATGTATTATTTTTGAGGTAAATATTTCAGAAAAACTAGATAAAGCAAACTGATGAAAGTTAACTTGCACACCTGTACTTAAACTCAACCACTGGACTCTGGTTGTGAAAAGCCACCACCTTCACAATGTCTCCAATCCGGTATCTGAAAGGACCAACAAGTATCATCATGACGTTTTCTGAGGTACAGCATGAACTCCTTGAAGTTGAATTTTGAGCTTTCTGTCTATTTCAGAGTACCTGCTCTTGTAATTCCCCAATAAACAACGCTAAACTCCAGTTTCAGAAACTTCAAAGCAGCTTAGTTAAATGGGGCTTTATCACCCAGTGGGCCCAAAGTAGAAATACATCTGCATTTAACAAATGAGCAGAACATAAAAGCTCAGAAGGGAGTTTATTTGTCATCCTCGATAGTTTTATAACCTGCAGAGAAAATTGACAATATACTAGATGTTACCTCATCACCTTCCCACTGCACAGCTTGGAACCTGTGCAAGGTCAATTACCAATCAAATCACCTCCCAATGCTCCAACCAAAATAACCACAGCTTCCACATCATGGTAGTGAAGCGACTAGCAAGATGCTATTACAGTTCGGGGTGTTCCCGAGTTCACAGTTCAATTCCGGTggcgttctgtaaggagtctctgtacgtcctccccgtagaatgtgggttttctctgggtcctccagtttcctcccacagtccaaagacgtactgggtaggttcattaatcattgtaagttgtccagtgattaggttagggttaatcgggtttgttgGGGATTGCTCAGGTGGCGTGGCTCAAAGGCCTACTCCGCACCGGATCgctaaataaaacaaaatcaaatcaaacTGGCTAACTAAAAACCAGCCAGCCACCGCACCATTATATTAAaagctttttctgcatctcttaAGTCTtttggacttgggagtcattTTCTGGAGTAATTAAGCTGCTGTTACCAGAAGCAGCCATTGTCGTTAATTTCATCCACTCATTAAATTGACTAGTTATTGAGTAATTGACTCTGCTTAGCAACAGGCTATTTGTTACAGTATACGTTACTCACCCCACCCTATTGGCAGTTCACTGGCTGATATCATGTTGGCAGTAAGTAGTCTGTCTTTGGAATGAAGGCCAGAATGATTTAGAGCAACTTGATCAAAGCCCTAATTTCCCTAGTGGTCCATTCCCCAATCATCGCCAAATCCGTGTCACTAAAAAATCTCATCACATTGTTATTCACGAGAGCTTGCTGTGCACTGATTGAATGTCACGATTTCTATGCTATAGCAATGGCTGTACTTTAAAAGAGAATAAGCCAATGATTATAAATTAGTTTGGGATGTCCTGAGGTTAGAAAAGGCACAACAGGTTTCTACCCAGAATTTGCTGTCTGCACATAATTGTCTTTCAAAAGAGCTATTGGCACCATTTTGGATGGCAGTGGGTCTGGAACCATGTTGAAGCAAGCATAAAGGACAACCAGGGAAAATTCCTTAAATGAAGGTCATTAAGGAACCAGATAGGGTTTTGACTACAATCTGGAAGTCTCATGGTCATCATTACCAATCATGGTTCAATTTTCCAATTCATTTTATTAACATATCTTTATATCCCACACCTGCAGTAGTGAAAATTAACACATCTCTAGATAATTAGTCCATGTCTCTGAATATTAGTCCAGTAACACAACTCATATAGCACAATTATGTGTAGCATGGACAACGATGTCTTGAACACAGTATAGACAGCTGCGGAATTTATTTCAGGTGTATgaaaatgcaggaagtattgCTGTGTCAACAACAACTTCAGTACTTTGCACGGTTATGTTTGTACATATTGTATGATCACCTGCTGGGTGCGGACATTCCCGGAGATGAGGATGCTCACTGTTGCACGCTTCCATTAAATCAGAGCTCCATCCTGTGGCTAAATGTTGGTACTACAAGGTCATACAACATGCAGCTATGGATTTCTCATTTTCCTCATGATCCCCAAAGGCAAACCTGGATACATACAAAACTTAACAGTGGCAGCCAAGCTTAgagtttagatggagtggacatcTATGTATGCATGTAACTGATGACACAGAGTTACATCTTGTACACTTGTATAAAGTTACCTCATCCTCcattgttccaaagagaaaagccctagcttgctcaacctatcctctttaaatatgctctgtaatccaggcagtatgctagtatatctcctctgcatcctctctaaagcttcaccTTTAAGCTGAGAAGTCTGAAACACACACAGGATGGCTGAAATGCACGAAGTTCTGGTTAAAATTCACGTGGAGtacaataaattttttaaaaactgctggAAAGCTCAGCAGGTTGTACTGTACACATCAGCAGGGGGGAGCAGAGTTAATCCTTTCAGGTCAGTGGCTTTTCACATGGGGGGAGGTTGTGCTAACCCTGGTCTGGGTTCAGCAGAATTATACCAGAACTTAAGCAGTCATTGACAAGCTAAACAAAAACGGAGGTGAAAAAGTTGGAATAAAAGCAGATTAGACAGCTTCTGAAGAGAGAGGAACCGGGTTAGTGTTTCAGGATAAGTTAGTATAGTGGACTGTGCGAATGGGGACTGCTTGCATTCAGCAGTTTACAGGCTAAATAGAAAGCAGACACTCGCAGGTCCATTATGAGCTCAGAACAAGATGTGTGATAGATGCTGCTCGATGAAGCTCCACTACTTTACAAAGCATGATGATTATAAAGCTTTTAAAATCACATATGCTTTGTGAGGTTTGTTCACCTATTGACCTTCAACATTACTGGGATGCTTCCCTAAAATGGCAGTAGCAAAGAGGATAGAGAACAGACAGCCATCAATAGTGTCTTCAATGATCAGACTTCAATTAATAAAACAGAACagtaataatttttttaaaatcgtGCTGCATTTTTAAACCTTTGCCTTTGAATATAATTGTACAATATGCTGATATTTTACTTTCTTAATAATGCAAGAAAGCAAGTAATAATCTTTAAATATCTGATGTTTTACCTGTACAAACCAGATGCATTGGTGATGACCAGTTCATATAATTCGTCTTCCTTCACTTCCTCCATAAACAGTGTCTGTGGTTGTTCATCTTCAGAGAAGTTAACAGGAATAAATTCATAAAACATTGATAGCGGACATAGAAGGTAATGTCGCTCTTGCTGTTCTGGCCACAGATTCACTCCGATGAGGCCTAGGAAATAGGTTCAAGATGTTTCAACGAACATATTCACATTTGTTTTAAGTGCCCTTGAGCTAAATCGGGGAAAATAAAAGAGCTAGTGTTTCAGTTCCTCCCTGCTGTTCAATGATTCTTGTTGGAAAGTATGCACAAGGACGAGAGGGGTTGAGAGCGTCAGGCTCCAGTTATGCAGTCTGTCAGCATTCACTGGCCAAATCCTCTGCTTGAGCCCAAGAGCAAACTGTAAATGGATTATTCTAGGCCAGAGCTCATCTTATTTGGTGTATTTATTCACAGACTGTGTTGCTCATCGGTCATTTCTAATTGCCATTTCAGTTAACGTATGAGCgatgtttgatgcctctggggcTGTACTCCCTAGAGCTTTAGAAGACTAAATCCCAGATCAATTCAAATTCTTACACTTAAATTCCCCCACTACCTCACAAGAGATCTGAACTCGAGTCTTTCCATCAACTTTCCTGACCTTTGGATATTGGTTCAGTAACTCCACCACCTCGccaatgcaagttcaatcagCGTCGTTAATAATGAAAATTCATCTTTCGGGATTGTCCAATGGCTACATTAGGGTAAGACCAGAACAACATTTCATGCCCACCATTCCATATCAAAACCTAGAACACAAGATCCCCTGCAATACTGAAGATCCCTATATAGGATTACACTGAAACTGCAGTATGGTATCAGGCTGTTTGAACCAATCACACGGTccatggtcactttattagctacaacTGAACGTCAaagcaaatatctcatcagccaatcacgtggcagcagctcaatgcataaaaacatgcagacatggtcaaagaggttcagttgttcagaccaaataccaggattgggaagaaatatgatctaagtgatgttgactgtggaatgattattggtgccagatggggtggtttgagtatctcagaaactgctgatcttccagtattttcacacacaacagcctctagTATGATGCGAAACACAAACAGCATCcagcgagtggcagttctgtggacaaaaatgtcctcttaatgagagaggtcgggggagaatggccaaagtttaaaggaaggtgacagtaactcgaataaccagacattacaacagtggtgtgcagaaggtgGTCTCTAAATGCCCAacttgtcaaaccttgaagtggatgggccactgcagcagaagaccatgaacatacacccagtgaccactttattaggtaaaagaGGTACCCAACAAAGTGATCACTTTTAATGAAACATCAGGATCAATTCAATCCtttccagaatcagatttatgatCACTAACCAATATGGCATGAAGTTTATTATTATGCAGTACACTGCAAAGAAAAGtatgactataaattacaaaacaaataagtagtgcaaaaaaaagcaataatGAGAGTGCTCATGGGTTggtggactgttcagaaacctgaagAAGCTGttttgacaacacacacaaaacgctggtgggaagcactgtcaacactcctgacgaaggatctcggcctgaaacgtcgactgtacttctccctatagatgctgcctggcctgctgcattccaccagcattttgtgggtgttgcttgaatttccagcatctgcagatttcctcgtggaagCTGTTCTGAAATTGGTGAGCTAAACCCATGACGTTATCCTAATGTTGCAGAAATTCTTCTGCCCCAAGCCATTCTAGAACCTACCATGTTCACACTGGAAGGCAGACACCAGATGGTCAATTTCACTGGGGAGATGACTGCTCTTACTCAGCTTTATTCAGTCAGTAGTTTACATGTTCCAAATATCTTTTCACAAAGGGCAGGCTAAATGACAAGGTTTTCACATGAAGCACGTCATGAAAACCAGCTTCCCTCTCATGGCACCTCTGAACGCCACAGGAGAGCCTTTctctacaactcctcctcctccagtacggtttcattgcacatctgtGTTTTGCATTATTACTTTTTAAAAGCACATTTTGTACTTTTATACCTCAATGCTtacgttttgtattttaaagtaaatATTTCTGACTGAacaaccttgcaacaataatttccttcgggataaataaagttttatcttacCTTATGGCCTCTGTAAAACAACCCTCCTAACCCCgaaattttctcttctccccactcccatcaggtaggttatacaaaagcctgaaagcacgtaccacaaGGTTcgaggacagtttctatcccactgtacaagactattgaacagacctcttgtacaataaggtagactcttgacttcacatcTACCTAGTCATgagcttgcaccttattgtctgcctgcactccactttctttgtaactgtaacactttattctgtaatCGCTTTCTCCATATGTTacttcaatgtactgatgtgatgaaatgatttgtatggatagcatgcaaaacCGTACATTGGTACatggacaataataaaccaatttaatttGTCAGCATAAAGGGACAAGGAAATCATCAAATAACTAACAAGTGGCCAGAACTTGACAGACACATTGGATACTAGGACTGCCTTAACTGAAAGAATATTCAACATCATGATACACAGCTGAATATCTATTTTGATAACCTGTAACTTCTGCCTCATTTCCTTGATGTATTTCATTAAAATTGTAGAATTAAGATGCCCATAAGAAACTGATCAAACCTTATGACCAAAGTAGTGCAATTCCTCATATTGTCTGCTCTTAAAATTGGTTTATCAGACTTGATGGTTTATTTAATAGCAAAGACATAATGACagagaagaagagaaagattgcctcatTGGGTTGTTCTCTCTGAAGCGACAGAGGCTGAGGGGATATCTGATAGAgggttataagattatgagaggcacagatagagtagacctactttttccccagggttgaaatgtctaataccagaaggcatacacttaaggtgagatgggggaatttgaaaggagatgtgaggggcaattttttttatataaacacagagtggcaGGTGCCTGCAATactgaggtggtggtagaggcagatacattaggagacatttagataggcaaatgaatgtgacggagatggacattgtgcaggcagtaGGGATTAGTTTCGATGGCCATTTGATTACCaatttatttggttcagcacaacgttgagggccgaagggcctgtcctgtgctgcactgttgtattataggaaagttgtggaagctttagagaagatgcaaaagaggtttaccagaatggccctggattagagaacatgtcttatgaggatagattgaaacgagttagggcttttctctttggagcaaaggagaataagGCGACTTGAGAAACGTGTGCAACagacagtggacagccagaacatttttttttgcaccagCGTGGCAACGCATAATCCCAGAGGGCATCCTGTTAAAGTGAGTGGAGCAAAGTTGAGGGGGGAGATGCCGGAGGTAAATTTCTTTCTTACACAGAAtcggatttaatatcactgacaacaTCACTTCATTccttgcaacagcagtacagtgggTGCGGGTTGgcggcagaggctgatacattacggacatttaagagactcagagatagtcacatggatgtaagaaaaatggaggattaagGTCTAGATTGATTTTGGCGTAGGtgaaaaggtcggcacaacattgtgggctgaagggcctgtactgtactgcacTGTTCTAAAATCAGCTTGTGATCCTGAGACACAATCAACATAatcattcacacaaaatgctggaggagctcagcaggtcaggcacaatCAACGGAGAGgaatacagagtcaatgttttgggctgagatcttttATCAGGAActcagctgcctggcctgctgagttcctccagcattttgtgcgtgttaactctggatttccagcatctgcaaaaaaaaatgtgTTTATAATCATTTGCACATTTCTGGCTAGATCCCCCATGATCCTGTACGCGGGACAAAAAAGGAGTAAGCCAGTCTGGGCCAAGTTTAATACTCTGGGTCCGCCTCCAAAATCATCAACCAAGCTTTTGGCTATTATTCCATTTTAGGCTTGGCAGCTTTCTCCCTATGAAGCCTTTCTGCCTTGGGATAAATTTTCTATGTTAAAGGCACCAAATAAATTCAAGCTCATGATTGGCAGGTATATCTGAGTGAGTCTGAGAGCTGCTTGTCTCATTTATCTGACCCTGGAAGGTGACGAAACACAGAAATTTGCTAAGTAGTTAGGGTATTAAGCTAAGCCAAGTGAATCCTCATTACCTTCAGTGGCTGCATAAATAGGAGAGTAAATAGGAACACCTTCACAGTAGAATCGTTTCAGGTGATCACCATACAGGTTGTTCGCCCCAGAATCCACAGCAACAACCAAGTTGAGGTGGGGCCACACTCTGCGAGCAATTCCCTTAAATCCACTCACAAACTCTCCAGCAAGCTTCAGGGCTCTTTGAGGATCAGGCTTTAACTGGGCATTTAACTTCAGGCGAACACCTTCGGCAACAGTCAGCTCGGGATTTACACGCCCCACCCTAATGTCCTCAACCAATTGTTCCCACCGAAGCTGCAGGAAAACAAAAGCATGATAGATTATGGAAGCAAAGCTCGCCTCCAGGATCCCCAAAGTGTGATCTTTGAGGGCAAAAAGGAGGTGGATGTACTGTGCCTCCGCTGCAGTTGTTATTTCATATCCGGCCACAGGTGTCGAGTACAAACTCAGTGAGTGTTTGGAAGCCATTGTAGAGACATAGCCGGAGCCAATTGGAATATCGGATTCTGACTTTCTCCAAACCGGTGGGTAGAAAAACTTTGCAGTTCTCTGTAGATTTCTGGTTTGTGGGTAGGTATTAATCCTTGCATTATAGCATGCACCAAAGGCCTGAAACATGGAGAAAATCAATAGTTTTAGATAGTGTTAATATAAGGCAGTGATAGCAAAGAGTTTCAATATACTGGATAAATCACTATGGTTATTTCTATAACAAGTATCTATCATTTTAAATAATAGGAACAAACTTGACTTTAAGGAATTGCTTACAGATGACATTCCAACTGGAAACTTCACACTGGTCTGGGATGCCAAAGGCAGCTCTCCTCCTACccgagtaacaaacacaaaatgctggaggaaatcagcaggtctggcagcatctacagagaggaatagagttgaaattttgggccgagatccttcatccagCATCTCATGTGTattaactctggatttccagcatctgctgaatctgtgTTGTGGATTTGATTCCCCACTTAATTAGATCATTTCATCTCCCCTCCACCCGAGCAACTCAACCCCCATCCAGGTCAAGGCAGCTAATTCACCGACTCCCTCAGCCACATAGTGGCTGATGTACACCTACAAAATGGTCTCCAGCACAAGCCAAGGCATCTTCAGCGCAACTTCCCAGTTCAGTATGGTAAAGCATCCTCTCACAATGTACAAAAACTACAGTGAGCTGTCAGGacagcagaaaaggtcattgcTGCAGTCTGCCATCACTGCAGGACCTGTACAGTATGCGTTCAGGATGAAGCTGTAGGCAGGATAAACCATTGCAGACACTACCCATCctacaaactgccttttccaaaagctctcttctGGAAAGCCCTATAGAGCTATTAAAACCAACagcttcacaccatcttaaacaTTTTCTCCCCCAGGCAGATAAACTGGTTGACCATTCTCGTTAGCCCCTCGCCCCCTTCTATTACTCCCATTGCTGAACTGTAAACTTTCAACCACTTGTTATAAtgctatttacattgtaaatacatgctggtatttatgtatttatgcacattttattccatatccatacttaacccagctttattttttattttaaactctaccttttttatatcattttttaaaaattgttggaCTTTTTTGTTGCACGTAGCACCCTGACCAATacaccacaacaaattcctaaCACGTTTAAGTGTGTATGCCGAATACATTTGATCTTGATTTGGATTACTAACTGGAACCACACCTCCAGTTAAATCATTTCAGTCAAGGAATAATAAATCACAACCCAACAATGTCAATATATTCTTAATATTTTCAGTAAGatttaaaattattaatataATCAATATCTTCATATTGAAGTAATCCTTCAAAGGCTTTCAATATTTTCATTATGAAAACTTATAAGTTTTGCTGGGAATCAGATTTTGCTACTTTATTGATTTATATAATTAATCCATTTGTTTACTGGAACCAGGACCAACCATTAAAGAGCTGAAAGTTGACAATGTCTGGATACTCTGTAAGGATTTAAAACAGAGTCAGTGAGGTGAACGGAAGGTGCAAACAGAAAAGCAACATTGAGGCTCACTGTGACCGTCTAAACCAAAAAGCATAGATTGAAATAATGTACAGAAAATAAAAAGTTAGCTAAATACGAACAAGCAAGCACTAAATTCTAAGTATATTTTACACTTTTAAATTGAAATTTCAGGATTAGTGAGATTATTTATCATTATGACCTATCACCATTATAATTT is a window encoding:
- the ghdc gene encoding GH3 domain-containing protein isoform X1, with protein sequence MLLLAAFTIPAVWVLVLLWYYIYRRSLGQKRPFFSLLHQYLFQWYVSLLSLSQRRRLELSTKDVRQVQQSTLLHRLHKDRNTEYGKMYRFSEVTDRESFCNFHPLTQYGHYKDYIQRIGKGEENILISERPSALSVTSGTSGSTAILLSVKTAINDFHQAFGACYNARINTYPQTRNLQRTAKFFYPPVWRKSESDIPIGSGYVSTMASKHSLSLYSTPVAGYEITTAAEAQYIHLLFALKDHTLGILEASFASIIYHAFVFLQLRWEQLVEDIRVGRVNPELTVAEGVRLKLNAQLKPDPQRALKLAGEFVSGFKGIARRVWPHLNLVVAVDSGANNLYGDHLKRFYCEGVPIYSPIYAATEGLIGVNLWPEQQERHYLLCPLSMFYEFIPVNFSEDEQPQTLFMEEVKEDELYELVITNASGLYRYRIGDIVKVVAFHNQSPVVEFKYRQGQMLNVRGEKITEQAFYQTLLRAVKLWPGVVLLDYCCVESGLLGQFCGGSDPHYEVFVEIEGVRNLSEEQRYKLDQCLQEDSTVYQLFRRKGSIGPMRVHIVATGSFKELTDFIIANLGTSHNQFQIPRVLKNKQFLDFIQRKVIS
- the ghdc gene encoding GH3 domain-containing protein isoform X2, coding for MSSAFGACYNARINTYPQTRNLQRTAKFFYPPVWRKSESDIPIGSGYVSTMASKHSLSLYSTPVAGYEITTAAEAQYIHLLFALKDHTLGILEASFASIIYHAFVFLQLRWEQLVEDIRVGRVNPELTVAEGVRLKLNAQLKPDPQRALKLAGEFVSGFKGIARRVWPHLNLVVAVDSGANNLYGDHLKRFYCEGVPIYSPIYAATEGLIGVNLWPEQQERHYLLCPLSMFYEFIPVNFSEDEQPQTLFMEEVKEDELYELVITNASGLYRYRIGDIVKVVAFHNQSPVVEFKYRQGQMLNVRGEKITEQAFYQTLLRAVKLWPGVVLLDYCCVESGLLGQFCGGSDPHYEVFVEIEGVRNLSEEQRYKLDQCLQEDSTVYQLFRRKGSIGPMRVHIVATGSFKELTDFIIANLGTSHNQFQIPRVLKNKQFLDFIQRKVIS